A single genomic interval of Pseudorasbora parva isolate DD20220531a chromosome 21, ASM2467924v1, whole genome shotgun sequence harbors:
- the fbrs gene encoding autism susceptibility gene 2 protein homolog isoform X1, whose translation MDGPTRSGGFRQSRRSRSQRDRERRRRRADLTEPPRASSPSSASDQELCRGDALLRANGGECRPSFPGARHRPPRRRKRESVSCEEDIIDGFAIASFISLEALEMDCSLKPPERSGLLMGRGSKRKRGLDENGGPLSEPEEGPPATYTNSWEQRRKIKSKLKRNRDAKLSGNHMETGYICDTESESGDKASDNMEPAFIVCTREAVNSNSASAAAGNGCPLMPSNSSLPLLSVTPRVSGLERSQERSMEQPYPEPISTSSSLPSLAAHSTASVSNSLPDQRNRNGGPHHRHDPSPPQHKHKPFLPFHGKSQLTFAGSVNNRTSTSGKPPSSASSTSIRPPTPATSVSLGRGPGGVGTVRPSSRPSPGAVFTPSPSLPPPPPLLQVSPHRSTDQDLTQSNVASGGPSVSSSNSGTSSRSSQAQTSIPMAYQFHQHNHQHQHTHTHQHFLHPTAAPPPLFEKFPGKIDGLFRHPYFPQYPPSVPGIQPVLPPTGPFNSLHGAFQPKLVALQGAAPEMTSGLGVVPPHLQPKAPRLTDPFAPPPKVSNKPGKWCAMHVRVAWMILRHQEKVKLMHADPQKLDFRNDPLPRLPGPGIGGLGGLGPLGGPLNPTHDLTRPGSLFAGGVNPSSTPFMPPTPHSFLTPAAHLEPYVRSPPFSLGALGSGAFGGLGSPTIAASVFGHKTEPSASAVGGLGNPHDPWNRLHVAPASFPSGSWAKGPEKKDDRGKEMERRELTHIKDEKDRDSIMYGRPPVRMSPGIPSLRHRSNTPSSHMNGLGPLSGGGVPSDGQSRERERERERESDKRQHSASRAPPLASSTAPDRPRSSTSSILTSSPSNVPLASSPLDLFHRQPPHTLSTESSHSSQRDNNGPASSSSSSSLPVKNPDRTTTPVSKPGLTSGQLHSQVKVKEERKEEPEPVPISIPHTAVPHNFERPSSRHTHHPSTPSSTLSLTSTPGMPLPPPTPHPPHHLSLLDRTRAIDAYFGGAGGSAGLVLGAAADRFQPHPHGPPQGHSQATHSFPWDPWRDLAAQQQQQRREVLTLRSDPHLALRSDPHLSRLLQHQQVQRFLEAERAAVAAAVATSPHHPPVPTSSASASAGRSEFGLMSHPFEEEQRVQILREDFERARYFGMHPHPHLSAPHLPSPSHAAHLEQIHAGLLSHSHLHPAGASAQASHHPGLYSRLGPLHSHSHVPNGILAKNPGLVGALSVGAPPPLIPSVNRSSTPPRGSRLGGARDLALFSTHKDGESR comes from the exons ATGGACGGTCCCACTCGAAGCGGAGGCTTCAGGCAGAGTCGTCGCTCCCGCTCGCAGCGTGACCGAGAGCGACGGCGGAGGAGAGCGGATCTCACTGAGCCTCCCAGGGCCTCATCGCCATCCTCGGCCTCGGACCAAGAGCTCTGCAGAGGAGACGCACTGCTCCGTGCCAACGGTGGAGAATGCAGACCCAGCTTCCCAGGGGCCAGACACAGGCCTCCGCGTCGGAGGAAGCGAGAATCGGTGTCTTGCGAGGAGGATATCATCGATGGATTCGCCATAGCCAGCTTCATAAGCCTGGAGGCCTTGGAG ATGGACTGTTCCCTAAAGCCTCCAGAACGATCTGGCTTGTTAATGGGTAGAGGAAGCAAAAGAAAGAGAGGTCTAGATGAAAATGGAGGGCCTCTGTCAGAGCCGGAGGAAGGACCTCCTGCTACGTACACCAACAGTTGGGAGCAGCGCaggaaaatcaaatcaaaactgAAAAGAAATAGAGATGCTAAG TTATCTGGGAATCACATGGAGACAGGATACATT TGCGATACAGAGAGTGAATCAGGAGATAAG GCTTCTGATAATATGGAGCCAGCGTTCATCGTCTGCACAAGAGAAG CAGTTAACTCCAACTCTGCAAGTGCTGCTGCGGGCAACGGTTGCCCCCTCATGCCCTCAAATAGCTCACTACCCCTCCTGTCAGTCACACCCCGGGTCTCTGGCCTGGAGAGGAGTCAGGAGAGGAGTATGGAGCAGCCTTACCCTGAGCCCATCTCTACCTCATCCTCTCTGCCTAGCCTTGCAGCCCATTCCACTGCTTCTGTCTCCAACTCACTTCCTGATCAGCGTAATAGAAACGGTGGTCCCCATCACCGCCATGACCCTAGCCCACCTCAGCACAAACACAAGCCTTTCCTCCCTTTCCATGGAAAGTCACAATTGACCTTCGCTGGGAGCGTCAACAACAG GACCAGTACCTCAGGCAAGCCTCCATCTTCAGCCTCTTCAACATCAATCAGACCACCTACTCCTGCTACAAGTGTGTCCCTAGGTCGAGGCCCAGGGGGTGTGGGAACCGTAAGACCCTCCTCTCGACCCAGTCCTGGTGCTGTCTTTACACCATCGCCCAGCCTTCCCCCACCACCTCCTCTTTTGCAGGTGTCACCCCACCGTTCAACAG ATCAGGATCTGACACAATCAAATGTTGCCTCTGGAGGACCTTCTGTGTCAAGTTCGAACTCTGGGACGTCTAGCAGATCCTCACAGGCCCAGACATCTATCCCTATGGCCTACCAATTCCATCAGCACAATCACCAGCACCAGCACACTCATACTCACCAACACTTCTTACACCCCACAGCTGCACCACCACCATTG TTTGAGaagtttccaggcaaaatagacgGTCTCTTTCGACACCCA TATTTTCCTCAGTATCCACCATCTGTGCCTGGAATACAGCCTGTTCTTCCGCCAACAGGACCTTTCAATTCATTGCATGGAGCTTTTCAGCCTAAG CTTGTTGCCCTTCAGGGAGCTGCTCCAGAGATGACTTCTGGTTTGGGAGTTGTACCACCCCATCTGCAACCTAAAGCACCAAGG CTAACAGACCCATTTGCACCACCACCAAAAGTCAGTAAT aaacctggaaaatggTGCGCTATGCATGTCCGTGTGGCTTGGATGATTCTAAGGCATCAAGAAAAAGTCAAG CTTATGCATGCTGATCCACAAAAGCTCGACTTCCGCAATGACCCATTGCCTCGACTCCCTGGCCCTGGTATTGGTGGACTAGGAGGTCTAGGACCTCTTGGTGGTCCCCTTAACCCGACACATGACCTTACAAGACCAGGAAGCCTGTTTGCAG GTGGAGTCAATCCGTCCTCCACACCATTCATGCCTCCAACGCCCCACTCTTTCCTCACCCCAGCAGCACATCTGG AACCATATGTTCGTTCACCCCCCTTCTCTTTGGGAGCCCTTGGTTCTGGTGCCTTTGGAGGCTTAGGCAGCCCCACGATAG CGGCCAGTGTTTTTGGACATAAGACTGAGCCCTCTGCAAGTGCTGTTGGAGGACTAGGTAACCCCCATGATCCATGGAATCGTCTTCATGTTGCCCCTGCCTCTTTCCCCTCTGGATCTTGGGCCAAGGGACCAGAGAAAAAAGATGATAGAGGAAAGGAAATGGAGAGAAGAGAACTGACTCATATAAAAGATGAAAAGGACAG AGACAGTATCATGTATGGACGCCCACCAGTACGAATGTCACCTGGTATCCCATCCCTCAGGCACCGCAGCAACACCCCAAGTTCACATATGAATGGCTTGGGCCCATTGAGCGGAGGTGGGGTCCCTTCAGATGGCCAAAGCAGAGAGCGTGAGCGTGAACGAGAAAGAGAGTCAGACAAGAGACAACATTCTGCATCCAGGGCACCACCGTTGGCTTCCTCCACCGCACCGGACAGACCTCGCTCTTCAACATCTTCTATTCTCACATCCTCTCCTTCTAATGTCCCATTAGCTTCTTCTCCTCTAGATCTGTTTCACCGACAGCCACCACACACTCTCAGCACAGAATCCAGTCACTCTTCGCAAAGAGATAACAATGGTCCagcctcttcctcctcttctaGTTCACTTCCAGTGAAGAACCCAGATCGGACCACAACTCCGGTATCCAAGCCCGGTCTAACCTCTGGGCAGCTTCACTCCCAAGTCAAGGTCAAAGAAGAGCGTAAAGAGGAGCCTGAGCCAGTGCCCATCTCCATACCGCATACCGCTGTACCTCACAACTTTGAACGGCCCAGTAGTCGACACACACACCATCCATCCACCCCTTCCTCAACCCTCTCATTGACATCTACACCTGGCATGCCTCTTCCTCCTCCAACTCCTCACCCTCCCCACCATCTGTCCCTTTTAGATCGTACACGGGCTATTGATGCCTATTTCGGTGGTGCTGGAGGTTCAGCCGGACTGGTATTAGGTGCAGCAGCTGACCGTTTCCAACCACATCCTCATGGTCCTCCACAAGGTCATTCCCAAGCCACTCACAGCTTTCCCTGGGACCCATGGAGGGATCTGGCTGcccaacaacaacagcagcgcAGGGAAGTATTGACTCTAAGGTCAGATCCCCACCTTGCACTTCGCTCTGATCCACACTTGTCTAGACTTCTCCAGCATCAGCAGGTACAGCGATTCTTGGAGGCTGAGAGAGCTGCAGTAGCAGCAGCTGTGGCGACCAGCCCGCACCATCCACCAGTACCTACCTCTTCGGCTTCAGCTTCAGCAGGCAGGTCAGAGTTCGGTTTGATGTCCCACCCGTTTGAGGAAGAACAACGTGTTCAGATACTGCGAGAAGACTTTGAGAGAGCACGGTACTTCGGGATGCATCCACATCCGCACCTGTCTGCACCTCACCTTCCTAGCCCATCTCATGCTGCCCACCTAGAACAGATACATGCAGGGCTACTGTCTCACTCGCATCTACATCCAGCTGGAGCCTCCGCACAAGCATCACATCACCCTGGCCTCTACTCTAGACTTGGACCTCTGCATTCACACTCTCACGTACCTAATGGCATTCTTGCCAAGAACCCAGGTCTAGTTGGGGCATTGTCAGTTGGGGCTCCACCACCTCTCATTCCATCTGTTAACCGATCTTCTACTCCACCCCGTGGCTCCAGACTTGGCGGGGCTAGAGACTTAGCCCTTTTTTCCACGCATAAAGACGGCGAGTCGAGATAG
- the fbrs gene encoding autism susceptibility gene 2 protein homolog isoform X6 — MDGPTRSGGFRQSRRSRSQRDRERRRRRADLTEPPRASSPSSASDQELCRGDALLRANGGECRPSFPGARHRPPRRRKRESVSCEEDIIDGFAIASFISLEALEMDCSLKPPERSGLLMGRGSKRKRGLDENGGPLSEPEEGPPATYTNSWEQRRKIKSKLKRNRDAKCDTESESGDKASDNMEPAFIVCTREAVNSNSASAAAGNGCPLMPSNSSLPLLSVTPRVSGLERSQERSMEQPYPEPISTSSSLPSLAAHSTASVSNSLPDQRNRNGGPHHRHDPSPPQHKHKPFLPFHGKSQLTFAGSVNNRTSTSGKPPSSASSTSIRPPTPATSVSLGRGPGGVGTVRPSSRPSPGAVFTPSPSLPPPPPLLQVSPHRSTDQDLTQSNVASGGPSVSSSNSGTSSRSSQAQTSIPMAYQFHQHNHQHQHTHTHQHFLHPTAAPPPLFEKFPGKIDGLFRHPYFPQYPPSVPGIQPVLPPTGPFNSLHGAFQPKLVALQGAAPEMTSGLGVVPPHLQPKAPRLTDPFAPPPKVSNKPGKWCAMHVRVAWMILRHQEKVKLMHADPQKLDFRNDPLPRLPGPGIGGLGGLGPLGGPLNPTHDLTRPGSLFAGGVNPSSTPFMPPTPHSFLTPAAHLEPYVRSPPFSLGALGSGAFGGLGSPTIAASVFGHKTEPSASAVGGLGNPHDPWNRLHVAPASFPSGSWAKGPEKKDDRGKEMERRELTHIKDEKDRDSIMYGRPPVRMSPGIPSLRHRSNTPSSHMNGLGPLSGGGVPSDGQSRERERERERESDKRQHSASRAPPLASSTAPDRPRSSTSSILTSSPSNVPLASSPLDLFHRQPPHTLSTESSHSSQRDNNGPASSSSSSSLPVKNPDRTTTPVSKPGLTSGQLHSQVKVKEERKEEPEPVPISIPHTAVPHNFERPSSRHTHHPSTPSSTLSLTSTPGMPLPPPTPHPPHHLSLLDRTRAIDAYFGGAGGSAGLVLGAAADRFQPHPHGPPQGHSQATHSFPWDPWRDLAAQQQQQRREVLTLRSDPHLALRSDPHLSRLLQHQQVQRFLEAERAAVAAAVATSPHHPPVPTSSASASAGRSEFGLMSHPFEEEQRVQILREDFERARYFGMHPHPHLSAPHLPSPSHAAHLEQIHAGLLSHSHLHPAGASAQASHHPGLYSRLGPLHSHSHVPNGILAKNPGLVGALSVGAPPPLIPSVNRSSTPPRGSRLGGARDLALFSTHKDGESR; from the exons ATGGACGGTCCCACTCGAAGCGGAGGCTTCAGGCAGAGTCGTCGCTCCCGCTCGCAGCGTGACCGAGAGCGACGGCGGAGGAGAGCGGATCTCACTGAGCCTCCCAGGGCCTCATCGCCATCCTCGGCCTCGGACCAAGAGCTCTGCAGAGGAGACGCACTGCTCCGTGCCAACGGTGGAGAATGCAGACCCAGCTTCCCAGGGGCCAGACACAGGCCTCCGCGTCGGAGGAAGCGAGAATCGGTGTCTTGCGAGGAGGATATCATCGATGGATTCGCCATAGCCAGCTTCATAAGCCTGGAGGCCTTGGAG ATGGACTGTTCCCTAAAGCCTCCAGAACGATCTGGCTTGTTAATGGGTAGAGGAAGCAAAAGAAAGAGAGGTCTAGATGAAAATGGAGGGCCTCTGTCAGAGCCGGAGGAAGGACCTCCTGCTACGTACACCAACAGTTGGGAGCAGCGCaggaaaatcaaatcaaaactgAAAAGAAATAGAGATGCTAAG TGCGATACAGAGAGTGAATCAGGAGATAAG GCTTCTGATAATATGGAGCCAGCGTTCATCGTCTGCACAAGAGAAG CAGTTAACTCCAACTCTGCAAGTGCTGCTGCGGGCAACGGTTGCCCCCTCATGCCCTCAAATAGCTCACTACCCCTCCTGTCAGTCACACCCCGGGTCTCTGGCCTGGAGAGGAGTCAGGAGAGGAGTATGGAGCAGCCTTACCCTGAGCCCATCTCTACCTCATCCTCTCTGCCTAGCCTTGCAGCCCATTCCACTGCTTCTGTCTCCAACTCACTTCCTGATCAGCGTAATAGAAACGGTGGTCCCCATCACCGCCATGACCCTAGCCCACCTCAGCACAAACACAAGCCTTTCCTCCCTTTCCATGGAAAGTCACAATTGACCTTCGCTGGGAGCGTCAACAACAG GACCAGTACCTCAGGCAAGCCTCCATCTTCAGCCTCTTCAACATCAATCAGACCACCTACTCCTGCTACAAGTGTGTCCCTAGGTCGAGGCCCAGGGGGTGTGGGAACCGTAAGACCCTCCTCTCGACCCAGTCCTGGTGCTGTCTTTACACCATCGCCCAGCCTTCCCCCACCACCTCCTCTTTTGCAGGTGTCACCCCACCGTTCAACAG ATCAGGATCTGACACAATCAAATGTTGCCTCTGGAGGACCTTCTGTGTCAAGTTCGAACTCTGGGACGTCTAGCAGATCCTCACAGGCCCAGACATCTATCCCTATGGCCTACCAATTCCATCAGCACAATCACCAGCACCAGCACACTCATACTCACCAACACTTCTTACACCCCACAGCTGCACCACCACCATTG TTTGAGaagtttccaggcaaaatagacgGTCTCTTTCGACACCCA TATTTTCCTCAGTATCCACCATCTGTGCCTGGAATACAGCCTGTTCTTCCGCCAACAGGACCTTTCAATTCATTGCATGGAGCTTTTCAGCCTAAG CTTGTTGCCCTTCAGGGAGCTGCTCCAGAGATGACTTCTGGTTTGGGAGTTGTACCACCCCATCTGCAACCTAAAGCACCAAGG CTAACAGACCCATTTGCACCACCACCAAAAGTCAGTAAT aaacctggaaaatggTGCGCTATGCATGTCCGTGTGGCTTGGATGATTCTAAGGCATCAAGAAAAAGTCAAG CTTATGCATGCTGATCCACAAAAGCTCGACTTCCGCAATGACCCATTGCCTCGACTCCCTGGCCCTGGTATTGGTGGACTAGGAGGTCTAGGACCTCTTGGTGGTCCCCTTAACCCGACACATGACCTTACAAGACCAGGAAGCCTGTTTGCAG GTGGAGTCAATCCGTCCTCCACACCATTCATGCCTCCAACGCCCCACTCTTTCCTCACCCCAGCAGCACATCTGG AACCATATGTTCGTTCACCCCCCTTCTCTTTGGGAGCCCTTGGTTCTGGTGCCTTTGGAGGCTTAGGCAGCCCCACGATAG CGGCCAGTGTTTTTGGACATAAGACTGAGCCCTCTGCAAGTGCTGTTGGAGGACTAGGTAACCCCCATGATCCATGGAATCGTCTTCATGTTGCCCCTGCCTCTTTCCCCTCTGGATCTTGGGCCAAGGGACCAGAGAAAAAAGATGATAGAGGAAAGGAAATGGAGAGAAGAGAACTGACTCATATAAAAGATGAAAAGGACAG AGACAGTATCATGTATGGACGCCCACCAGTACGAATGTCACCTGGTATCCCATCCCTCAGGCACCGCAGCAACACCCCAAGTTCACATATGAATGGCTTGGGCCCATTGAGCGGAGGTGGGGTCCCTTCAGATGGCCAAAGCAGAGAGCGTGAGCGTGAACGAGAAAGAGAGTCAGACAAGAGACAACATTCTGCATCCAGGGCACCACCGTTGGCTTCCTCCACCGCACCGGACAGACCTCGCTCTTCAACATCTTCTATTCTCACATCCTCTCCTTCTAATGTCCCATTAGCTTCTTCTCCTCTAGATCTGTTTCACCGACAGCCACCACACACTCTCAGCACAGAATCCAGTCACTCTTCGCAAAGAGATAACAATGGTCCagcctcttcctcctcttctaGTTCACTTCCAGTGAAGAACCCAGATCGGACCACAACTCCGGTATCCAAGCCCGGTCTAACCTCTGGGCAGCTTCACTCCCAAGTCAAGGTCAAAGAAGAGCGTAAAGAGGAGCCTGAGCCAGTGCCCATCTCCATACCGCATACCGCTGTACCTCACAACTTTGAACGGCCCAGTAGTCGACACACACACCATCCATCCACCCCTTCCTCAACCCTCTCATTGACATCTACACCTGGCATGCCTCTTCCTCCTCCAACTCCTCACCCTCCCCACCATCTGTCCCTTTTAGATCGTACACGGGCTATTGATGCCTATTTCGGTGGTGCTGGAGGTTCAGCCGGACTGGTATTAGGTGCAGCAGCTGACCGTTTCCAACCACATCCTCATGGTCCTCCACAAGGTCATTCCCAAGCCACTCACAGCTTTCCCTGGGACCCATGGAGGGATCTGGCTGcccaacaacaacagcagcgcAGGGAAGTATTGACTCTAAGGTCAGATCCCCACCTTGCACTTCGCTCTGATCCACACTTGTCTAGACTTCTCCAGCATCAGCAGGTACAGCGATTCTTGGAGGCTGAGAGAGCTGCAGTAGCAGCAGCTGTGGCGACCAGCCCGCACCATCCACCAGTACCTACCTCTTCGGCTTCAGCTTCAGCAGGCAGGTCAGAGTTCGGTTTGATGTCCCACCCGTTTGAGGAAGAACAACGTGTTCAGATACTGCGAGAAGACTTTGAGAGAGCACGGTACTTCGGGATGCATCCACATCCGCACCTGTCTGCACCTCACCTTCCTAGCCCATCTCATGCTGCCCACCTAGAACAGATACATGCAGGGCTACTGTCTCACTCGCATCTACATCCAGCTGGAGCCTCCGCACAAGCATCACATCACCCTGGCCTCTACTCTAGACTTGGACCTCTGCATTCACACTCTCACGTACCTAATGGCATTCTTGCCAAGAACCCAGGTCTAGTTGGGGCATTGTCAGTTGGGGCTCCACCACCTCTCATTCCATCTGTTAACCGATCTTCTACTCCACCCCGTGGCTCCAGACTTGGCGGGGCTAGAGACTTAGCCCTTTTTTCCACGCATAAAGACGGCGAGTCGAGATAG